In Bythopirellula goksoeyrii, a single window of DNA contains:
- a CDS encoding glycosyltransferase family 4 protein translates to MSSKKAQETILVISQVYIPDPTSVGQHMHDAAAELARRGYRVLVYAASRGYDDPSRKYLRRETLDGVTIRRLPLSSFGKKSIKVRLLGQSLFLLQVIVRGLFTRRLDRILVSTSPPMASTAAVFIQFFRRVPITFWAMDINPDQIVAMGQAREGSFVVRVFDWINRTILKRARGVVALDRFMAARLEAKSSVGDRMAIMPPWPHESHLEPVDHANNPFRKEHGLDDKFVIMYSGNISPAHPVITILEAARKIQDDPRIVFLFIGGGNGKKQIDEFIQREQVSNVRTLPYQPLDQIKYSLSAADVHLVAMGTEMVGIVHPCKVYGAMAVARPVLLLGPMESHVGELLQSHDIGWQVNHGDVANAEACIRQLAATPAAELAVKGNRGKQLIEQELSMKTLCGKFCDVVEWT, encoded by the coding sequence TTGAGTAGCAAGAAAGCCCAAGAAACGATTCTGGTAATCAGCCAGGTCTATATCCCTGATCCTACCTCGGTAGGACAACATATGCACGATGCAGCCGCTGAATTGGCCCGACGGGGCTATCGAGTGTTAGTCTACGCCGCCTCACGAGGCTATGACGATCCCAGCCGCAAGTACCTTCGCCGTGAAACGCTGGACGGGGTGACTATCCGCCGGTTGCCACTTTCGAGTTTTGGCAAGAAATCGATCAAGGTTCGACTTCTTGGCCAATCACTCTTTTTACTGCAAGTGATTGTTCGTGGCCTTTTCACTCGGCGTTTGGACCGAATTCTGGTGAGTACGTCGCCACCGATGGCCTCAACCGCTGCTGTGTTTATTCAGTTCTTCCGAAGAGTGCCAATCACATTCTGGGCGATGGACATCAATCCCGATCAGATCGTGGCAATGGGGCAAGCCCGCGAAGGGTCGTTCGTCGTGCGTGTGTTTGACTGGATCAATCGGACGATTCTCAAGCGGGCCCGAGGCGTGGTGGCACTCGACCGTTTTATGGCGGCGCGATTGGAAGCGAAGAGCTCTGTGGGTGATCGCATGGCGATCATGCCTCCCTGGCCCCATGAAAGCCATCTGGAACCTGTGGATCACGCGAACAATCCCTTCCGGAAAGAGCATGGCTTAGACGACAAGTTTGTCATTATGTATTCGGGCAACATTAGTCCAGCACATCCTGTGATCACGATTCTCGAAGCGGCTCGCAAAATTCAGGATGATCCGCGCATAGTATTTTTATTCATTGGCGGCGGAAACGGCAAAAAGCAAATTGACGAGTTCATCCAGCGCGAGCAAGTTAGCAATGTCCGTACCCTGCCCTATCAACCCTTGGACCAAATCAAATACTCGCTGTCTGCGGCCGATGTCCATTTAGTGGCGATGGGCACAGAAATGGTGGGGATCGTACACCCCTGCAAAGTCTACGGGGCCATGGCAGTAGCCCGTCCGGTTTTGCTGCTAGGACCCATGGAATCGCACGTGGGAGAATTGCTCCAATCACACGACATTGGCTGGCAAGTCAATCATGGTGATGTTGCCAATGCGGAAGCCTGCATTCGCCAATTGGCAGCTACTCCAGCGGCTGAACTCGCTGTCAAAGGAAACCGTGGCAAGCAGTTGATCGAGCAGGAACTTAGCATGAAGACCCTCTGTGGCAAGTTCTGCGACGTGGTCGAATGGACCTGA
- a CDS encoding class I SAM-dependent methyltransferase, which produces MAKTHPKTLSGSVDALESNVESVRAADTAYTVDNAADYDAKRTIEPRDKRIHNFERDILLSALKNVSKDAKVLEVGCGTGRLLSEGLEAGYQVDGVDASGPMLEHLKAKLTEEQRRHVNLIVAEAADIPKPDASYDFAYTIRLLNQTESPEYALTVVDEIARLVKTGGYFLIEFVNEARPRIGTARRPTTRLRPSEVARRGEAAGGEVITYIGAYWLSMQAYKKCPNPLLGLLSTTDRVLSKLLPRSCARSYVFFRKTGSAE; this is translated from the coding sequence CCCAAAAACTCTCTCCGGTTCAGTTGACGCATTAGAAAGTAATGTTGAAAGCGTTCGTGCAGCGGATACCGCCTACACAGTCGACAATGCAGCTGATTACGATGCAAAACGAACCATTGAACCTCGGGATAAGAGGATACACAACTTTGAGCGCGATATTCTACTATCGGCGCTAAAGAACGTTTCAAAAGATGCGAAAGTCCTTGAGGTCGGTTGTGGCACAGGAAGGCTCCTAAGTGAAGGTCTTGAGGCAGGCTATCAAGTCGATGGGGTGGATGCATCGGGACCGATGCTTGAGCATTTGAAAGCAAAGCTCACCGAAGAGCAGCGACGGCATGTGAACTTGATCGTTGCAGAAGCTGCAGACATACCGAAGCCGGATGCGAGCTACGACTTCGCCTACACGATCAGACTTCTCAACCAGACGGAGTCTCCAGAATATGCACTCACGGTGGTAGACGAAATTGCGCGACTTGTGAAGACTGGAGGCTACTTTCTGATCGAGTTTGTCAATGAAGCACGACCCCGAATAGGCACGGCACGACGGCCAACGACTCGACTGCGACCGTCCGAAGTTGCCCGACGCGGAGAAGCAGCTGGAGGCGAAGTTATCACCTACATCGGAGCCTACTGGCTCAGTATGCAAGCCTACAAGAAATGCCCGAACCCCTTGCTCGGGCTGCTTAGCACTACAGATCGTGTCCTTTCCAAATTATTGCCGCGAAGTTGTGCACGATCTTATGTGTTCTTCCGCAAGACGGGGAGTGCGGAGTGA
- a CDS encoding glycosyltransferase family 4 protein: MKVGLMVTGIGVPKGREQNVSGHVQLPMHTATLLREAGVEVRLITTCFREDYVLPKVVPGPAVVPLHFVTDGRRRGEVGKQNIKAGYYPLAMVKHLREILRLTRDLKLDMLHLFGADRMTLLAGLLNMLGSSCPVISTAYKPPHPGIWAPLYRKSKAIACSTQFVANKCASVGGKAQLVRPGITRDFRTELNGCEPGERKRVLFWREGTYEQGCDLVLTAFDALAPQYPELSFDLALRENRFEVPGVQALCEKHENVSVFRFPYPDEISLARLIAESLCVVLPFRKLTIQPQLAIAESLKAGVATICTELGSCSELVLHEKTGLVVPAEDDTALTSAIKELIEDAEGTLRMGQEAERDIEARWNWNKYTEELLKLYDKTSS, translated from the coding sequence GTGAAAGTTGGGTTAATGGTAACGGGCATAGGAGTGCCCAAGGGTCGCGAGCAAAATGTCTCGGGGCATGTGCAGCTCCCAATGCACACGGCTACTCTCTTGCGCGAAGCGGGCGTCGAGGTCCGACTCATCACGACTTGCTTTCGAGAAGATTACGTGCTGCCCAAGGTGGTTCCCGGCCCCGCGGTCGTGCCCCTGCATTTTGTTACGGATGGTCGACGGCGAGGTGAAGTTGGCAAGCAAAACATTAAGGCGGGATATTATCCGCTAGCTATGGTGAAACATCTGCGCGAGATATTACGACTCACGCGTGACTTAAAGCTAGACATGCTACACCTTTTCGGCGCGGATCGAATGACTCTATTGGCAGGCTTACTGAATATGCTGGGTAGCTCTTGCCCAGTTATTAGCACCGCCTACAAACCGCCGCACCCTGGTATTTGGGCTCCTCTTTACCGAAAATCAAAGGCCATCGCCTGTTCGACGCAATTCGTCGCCAACAAATGTGCAAGCGTTGGTGGAAAAGCCCAGTTAGTTCGACCAGGGATCACTCGCGATTTTCGCACTGAGCTCAACGGATGTGAACCAGGCGAACGCAAGCGAGTTTTGTTCTGGCGAGAAGGTACCTACGAACAAGGCTGTGATCTGGTACTCACTGCTTTCGATGCCTTGGCACCACAGTATCCAGAACTGAGCTTTGATCTGGCCTTGCGTGAAAATCGTTTTGAAGTACCAGGCGTTCAGGCCCTGTGTGAGAAGCATGAGAATGTCAGTGTGTTTCGCTTTCCCTATCCTGATGAGATCAGCTTGGCCCGGCTTATTGCTGAGTCTCTTTGCGTGGTACTGCCATTTCGCAAGCTAACTATCCAACCTCAACTTGCCATAGCCGAGTCACTTAAAGCTGGTGTGGCAACTATTTGCACAGAGCTTGGCTCTTGCAGTGAACTGGTGCTGCATGAGAAAACAGGCTTAGTGGTTCCAGCCGAAGACGACACCGCTTTGACTTCCGCCATAAAGGAACTTATCGAGGATGCAGAGGGGACTCTCAGAATGGGGCAGGAGGCGGAGCGCGATATCGAAGCACGCTGGAATTGGAATAAGTATACGGAAGAACTACTTAAGTTGTACGATAAGACAAGTTCCTGA